The segment ATCGGCCGGTTGTCGGCGGTGGTCAGGAAGATCTGGGATTCGCTTTCGCCGGGGATCGCGCCGGGGACGTGGAAGGCGTTGCCGATTCCCGTGACGAGCGGCGGCGCCGACGCCGCGGTGGCCTCGGTGAGAATCGCCCGGAGGGTCGATTCGGTCGTTTGCGTCCAGTCGAGCTGAGAATAAGGCGAAGTGAGGCGAATCTCCTGGGGGCGGTTCGGCACCCGGTTCGCGAACAGGATGAACCGCGCTTTCTTGAGCTTCGGCGCCTTGCCTCGCGCATCGAGCGATACGTCGACGATATAGGAGACGGTGCCGGCCAATCCATCGGCGCCGCGCAGCAGCATCCCGGTCTGCGCCTCGATCAGAAAACGGGCCTTTCCTGCCGCCAAATTGGGCGCAAGCTCACCCTTTAGGCGCTCCGCCTTGACCACGGTGACCCCCGCGATGAGCTGCGCGGTGAGGGCCAGGTCGGCCAGGTCGGCGTAGGAAAAGGCCCGGATTCCCGAAGTCTGCGTCGCGGCGGGTGGCTGGGGCTGGGCGATCGCCGGCGCCGCGGCGCTCATTGCGACAAGGTTGAAAGCAAGTAATGTGCCAAAACGAAGCATCTGACGGTTTTTGGCCGGTGCGGGCATGGGCTTCATCCTTGTCTACGCTACTTTCATCGGTTCCTTAGCGTCGAACCGTTGCCGGTGTCATGCCGGAAAGCCTCCACCAAACTGGCTTTTCGGTTATTGCGTCGATCGAACTGTCGCGATAAGGACACACTTCCGCTAAATATTAGAACATGTCTGGCGGGGTAGGGCCGGGCGCCGATGGCTGAAGCCGTGGGTGCATGCCGGACTTTTTTGCTGGCTTCTGGATTGGAGGGAGTGTCGTTCCTTAATGGCTTATGGTGATCAAACGCTGAGCACCCGCAAGGTGGTGTCGATTGCGTTGGTGATCGTGCTTCACGCCGTCATCGGTTACGCCTTCGTCACCGGCCTTGCGTACAACGTCGTGAAGAAGGTCGCGCGCGATCTGAAGACGTTCGACGTTGCTGAAGAGGCTCCTCCGCCCCCGGATCAGCCGCCGCCGCCGCCGCCCGAGACGCGGATCGAGCCGCCGCCCGTCGTGGCGCCTCCGCCGATCGTCCAGGTTGCGCCGACCATGGCTCCTCCGATCGTCTCGGTGCCCGTCGCGCCGCCGGTGGTCATTACGCCCGCCGCGCCGCCCGCGCCCCCTCCGCCCGCGGTTTCGCGCCGTGGCGAGCCGCGCGGTACTCCGGGTGAGTGGGTCACGCCCGAGGATTATCCCTCGGCCGACCTTCGCGCCGAGAACCAGGGCACGACCAGCTTCGAACTGGCCGTCGGCCCTGACGGCAAGGCGACCGACTGCAAGGTGACCAATTCGAGCGGCTTCCCGTCGCTCGATACCAAGGCTTGCCAGATGCTTCTCCGCCGGGCCCGTTTCAAGGCCCAGCTGGATGGCAATGGCCAGCCGATGCCGTTCACCTATCGCAATCGCGTCCGTTGGCAGATCCCGAAGGATTGAGCTTTGGCCGGGTCGGCACCCCTTGCCCGCCCGGCTTTTCACTGACCGAAGAACAAAGACAGTTTCAGAGAAGGATAAGAAGTTTATGGCTAGTCCCGCAGCCGCCGGTTCCAACCCTTATGGCCTGATGGCCGCCCTCGAGCAGGGCGGCACGATCGCCTGGACGGTGTTCATCATCCTCGTCGTGATGTCGGCCGCTTCCTGGTACATCATGTTCACCAAGCTGATCGAGCAGCAGAAGATCCTCAACCAGGGCAAGCGCGCCCGCGCCAGCTTCTGGCAGGCCCCGAGCCTGAAGGACGGCCAGGCCAAGCTCGAGAAGAACTCGGCCTATCGCCAGATCGTCGACGACGGCCTGCTCGCCCAGGACCAGCACACCAAGCTGACCGACCCGGTCGACCAGCATGAGTGGCTGACCGGCTCGCTGATGCGCAGCCAGGCGCTGATCAACTCGAAGCTCGGCAACGGTCTCGCGGTGCTCGCCACCGTCGGTTCGACCTCGCCGTTCATCGGTCTGTTCGGCACCGTCATCGGCATCTACCGCGCGCTGATCAAGATCGGCGCCGCCGGTCAGGCCTCGATCGACGCCGTCGCCGGCCCGGTCGGTGAAGCGCTCATCATGACCGCCCTGGGTCTGGCCGTGGCCGTTCCCGCAGTGCTCGGCTACAACTGGCTGATCCGTCGCAACAAGGTCGTTGCCGAGCAGATCTCGGCCTTCGCGACCGACCTGCACGGCTACATGGTCTCGGCCGGCGCGGTGAAGCCCGCGACCCAGGTCAAGGCCGCTCCGGCTCCGGCCGTCAAGAAGTAAGCGGCTGACGAACAGGGGCGGGTGCGTCCGTGCACCCGCCCCTTTCGCCAGAAACAGAAAGGCCAGGAACCGGCCCAGCGCCGGTCATCCGTAGAGCCGACAAGTAGATAGGATTTCTGCCG is part of the Rhizorhabdus wittichii RW1 genome and harbors:
- a CDS encoding MotA/TolQ/ExbB proton channel (PFAM: MotA/TolQ/ExbB proton channel), translated to MASPAAAGSNPYGLMAALEQGGTIAWTVFIILVVMSAASWYIMFTKLIEQQKILNQGKRARASFWQAPSLKDGQAKLEKNSAYRQIVDDGLLAQDQHTKLTDPVDQHEWLTGSLMRSQALINSKLGNGLAVLATVGSTSPFIGLFGTVIGIYRALIKIGAAGQASIDAVAGPVGEALIMTALGLAVAVPAVLGYNWLIRRNKVVAEQISAFATDLHGYMVSAGAVKPATQVKAAPAPAVKK
- a CDS encoding TonB family protein (TIGRFAM: TonB family protein) gives rise to the protein MAYGDQTLSTRKVVSIALVIVLHAVIGYAFVTGLAYNVVKKVARDLKTFDVAEEAPPPPDQPPPPPPETRIEPPPVVAPPPIVQVAPTMAPPIVSVPVAPPVVITPAAPPAPPPPAVSRRGEPRGTPGEWVTPEDYPSADLRAENQGTTSFELAVGPDGKATDCKVTNSSGFPSLDTKACQMLLRRARFKAQLDGNGQPMPFTYRNRVRWQIPKD